The following proteins come from a genomic window of Dreissena polymorpha isolate Duluth1 chromosome 1, UMN_Dpol_1.0, whole genome shotgun sequence:
- the LOC127864607 gene encoding toll-like receptor 3 translates to MYVLLLLLLTFCASPCVAGRHCRKWPKEMTTLSWANETVCLGDLENKTVVCNGYNRDATLNDLVNMPWSVKTLYIYGFNLNLSAEIFPTNNTLEKLYICKTIINNLTTDSFSALHHLQKLEIQQAAMSDEQHITLFQALANISVHQINLTLSEIGLTEDTLGNFTLNQTSVYKLNMDDNLIGLLNLSLFAGIRNLTIFEARDNRIEHIYGFEEMEELISFDVSNNSISEYSFNFCNASGPTSLFPRLNNLILSRNRIGDIRNDTMGCLTSLAELKMDYNVIKQFNVSSITNMVKLKKLNLRGNWLSDVLPVDYPKSLASIDMSRNEFSPFLPRMCNGSTKNNIKKLNLDYNPIRRMTDNYTACLTKLETLTLHKTSILELNNNSFIHFSALQTLDLSQMTRGLQRIERAAFNSSTLKYLDLSRNYIKLYSDDMKSIFKFTPEIRILNLSFNFNGEMNASGLCEILYPLENLEHLRIEHIGLQQFPLEIFNLSMGLISLNVSNNIIRDAGQFNAKVLYNTNISYISAAKNKLTFITEQIFPDDVMRSLQFLDIQDNEFSCDCDDKSFWFREQIKERAGKGFIGNSQLIGWPEHFKCHSPAVAKGTLLRDFNEKLQRCHQLPVPYLVAYIAISSTTFVLVVLFVVGFWNRWYLQYYWHNMKKRSRANSLPESDCFEESEGQPLLRVKYDGYVLCDSKGLDKHAVTKVIDLFERELNYKLHYEHRDGGLGGSAIEMTFEAMDQSKNIVVVVTENLMRDGYCRFLVEIACLSKQNGKKRWDVVFILMSDINLKSLSKSWCVWFTRYTRADWTEETEGIQRKLLEAKISEVFEDPLPQNFIRRRHVHDQNDNG, encoded by the coding sequence ATGTATGTTTTACTATTATTGCTCCTCACATTCTGTGCTAGTCCGTGCGTTGCTGGCAGGCATTGCCGGAAGTGGCCAAAGGAAATGACGACGCTTTCCTGGGCAAACGAAACCGTTTGTTTAGGTGACCTTGAAAATAAAACTGTGGTGTGCAATGGATATAACCGTGACGCAACATTGAATGATTTAGTCAACATGCCATGGTCGGTAAAAACACTTTACATATACGGTTTCAACTTAAATCTAAGCGCTGAGATATTTCCGACAAATAACACGCTTGAAAAATTgtacatttgcaaaacaattataaacaatttaacaaCAGACTCGTTTTCAGCATTACATCATCTACAAAAGCTGGAGATACAACAAGCAGCGATGTCTGATGAACAGCACATTACATTGTTTCAGGCATTAGCCAATATAAGTGTTCACCAAATAAATCTTACACTGTCTGAAATAGGTCTAACAGAAGACACTTTGGGGAACTTTACCTTAAACCAAACCTCTGTTTATAAACTTAATATGGACGATAATTTAATTGGCTTACTAAACCTGTCGTTGTTTGCGGGAATTCGTAATTTGACAATATTCGAAGCAAGGGATAATAGAATAGAACATATATATGGTTTTGAGGAAATGGAGGAATTAATATCTTTCGATGTTTCGAACAATTCAATAAGCGAATATTCGTTTAATTTTTGCAATGCAAGCGGTCCAACGAGCCTCTTCCCGAGGCTAAACAATCTGATATTATCAAGAAACAGAATTGGAGATATCAGAAATGATACCATGGGATGTTTAACAAGCCTAGCAGAGCTTAAAATGGACTACAATGTCATTAAACAGTTTAATGTTAGTAGCATTACTAATATGGTCAAACTTAAAAAGTTAAATCTGAGGGGAAACTGGTTAAGTGATGTTCTTCCTGTGGACTACCCAAAGTCTCTGGCAAGCATTGATATGAGTCGCAACGAGTTTAGTCCATTCTTACCAAGGATGTGCAATGGAAGCACAAAGAATAATATCAAGAAATTGAATTTGGACTACAATCCTATCAGACGTATGACAGACAATTACACCGCCTGTCTTACTAAACTGGAAACACTGACTTTGCACAAAACGTCTATACTTGAACTAAATAACAACTCGTTCATACATTTCTCGGCCTTGCAAACACTGGATCTGAGTCAGATGACCAGAGGACTTCAACGTATCGAAAGAGCTGCATTTAATAGTTCAACATTGAAGTACCTGGATCTAAGTAGGAACTACATTAAACTTTACTCAGACGATATGAAGTCAATCTTCAAGTTTACACCTGAAATTAGAATTCTGAATCTATCGTTTAACTTCAATGGAGAGATGAACGCCTCAGGTCTGTGTGAAATATTGTATCCGCTGGAAAACCTCGAACATTTGAGAATCGAACACATTGGTCTGCAACAGTTCCCACTAGAAATTTTCAACTTATCGATGGGGCTGATTAGTCTTAATGTAAGCAATAACATTATCCGAGATGCTGGGCAATTTAACGCTAAAGTATTATATAATACCAATATAAGTTATATATCAGCTGCAAAAAACAAGCTAACATTTATTACCGAACAAATCTTTCCTGATGATGTGATGAGGTCGTTACAATTTCTTGATATTCAGGACAACGAATTTTCTTGCGACTGCGATGACAAAAGTTTCTGGTTCAGGGAACAAATCAAAGAAAGAGCCGGCAAGGGTTTCATTGGCAATAGTCAACTGATTGGATGGCCAGAACACTTTAAGTGTCATTCGCCCGCAGTAGCCAAAGGGACGCTCTTAAGAGACTTTAACGAGAAGCTACAGAGATGCCACCAGCTCCCAGTTCCTTATTTGGTGGCATACATTGCAATAAGTAGTACAACATTTGTGCTAGTCGTGTTGTTTGTTGTAGGTTTCTGGAATAGATGGTATCTGCAATACTACTGGCATAATATGAAGAAACGGTCTAGAGCAAACTCGTTACCAGAGAGTGACTGCTTCGAAGAGTCGGAAGGGCAGCCACTTCTGCGGGTGAAATACGACGGATACGTACTGTGTGACTCTAAAGGACTGGACAAACATGCGGTGACAAAAGTGATTGATCTGTTTGAAAGGGAGCTCAATTACAAATTACATTACGAACACCGCGACGGGGGACTCGGAGGATCGGCGATAGAAATGACATTCGAGGCGATGGACCAATCGAAAAACATCGTTGTTGTGGTTACAGAAAATCTCATGCGGGACGGCTACTGCAGGTTCCTTGTAGAAATAGCGTGCCTCAGTAAACAGAACGGCAAAAAGAGGTGGGACGTGGTGTTTATTCTTATGTCAGACATAAATTTGAAATCCCTAAGCAAGTCATGGTGCGTGTGGTTTACCAGGTATACACGTGCAGACTGGACCGAGGAAACAGAAGGCATCCAGAGGAAACTCCTAGAAGCAAAAATATCTGAAGTATTTGAGGACCCTTTACCACAAAACTTCATAAGACGCAGACATGTTCACGACCAAAATGACAACGGTTGA